The DNA sequence GTTCCATCGGCGGCCAACTTAGGCAAGAGCAACGACCTGCTGGGCAACTGGGATCAGAGCAAGGCGGTGAAATCCGGCAAGGAATGCCAGAGCTGCCACATGCCGGAGCAGGTCGGGGAGTCGGCCAACGGGGAGAAGAAGCGGAAAACCGCGAACCATACCTTCCCCGGACGGATCGGCAAGCTCCGCCAGGAAGCGGCCAAGCTGGATGTCCAGACCAAAATCGACGGCGACAAGACCATCGTCACGGTGAAGGTGCAGAGTCTCGTGCCGCACAGTTTGCCGACCACCCATCCGGCCTGGGCGAGCGTGGCGCTGGATCTGGATATCAAAGGAAAGAATCTGAAGACCGTCTTTACCGACAAGCGGGTCTATGGCCGGGTCTATCAGGATGCCAAGGGGCAGAAGACCAGCTTCGATTTCGAAGCGGTCAAGGTCCTGGAAGATACGGTCTTGAAGCCGGAAGAAACCCGCGTCGAGACCTTCACCTTCCCCACGCCGAAAGACACCAAGACTTTCGACGTCGAAGTGACCCTCAACTACGCGCCGATCACCGGCTCAGCCTCCTTCCTGCAGCGAGTCGAAGCGGAGTCCTCCAAAGGCTCGCAAGATCCCGTCTTCCAGTCGATCGAGATCGTGAAGTTCGCGGAGAATATATCAGTCAAGTAGGCGAGAGGCTTAGAGTACGAAGACTTGGCCTATCGCCTCTAGCTTCGTGCCGCTCGTCCGATTTAGGAGGTGGGGCTAGTCGTAGTGGGTCCACATGCGCAGGACTTTGACGATCTTCTCTTGTTCGAGGACTTGATAGACGAGCCTATGCTGGATGTTAATCCTGCGAGGATAGGCGCCGGCCAAATCACCGATTAGTTTTTCGTAGGGGGGAGGGGTTTGAAACGGATTCTTGCGTAAGAGGTCAAGCAGACGTTCGGTTTTATCTCGCAGGCCTGCCGCCGCGTTTTTCTTCGAGTCCTGCTGCGCTTGTTTGGTAAAGACCAGTTCCCATTTCACCAGGGGAGTTCTTTCGCGCATTTCCCAACCGGGGTCGCGAGGCCTTTGCGAATGGATTGCCTCATGCGGGAGATGGAGAGCAGATAGACCGTTTCCTGGATGGCTCGCCAATCATCCTCGGAGACGAGCACCGCACTTGAGCGTTTCCCCGCAATCATGATTGGTTCATGAGATGAAGCCGTTTCA is a window from the Nitrospirota bacterium genome containing:
- a CDS encoding Txe/YoeB family addiction module toxin — protein: MKWELVFTKQAQQDSKKNAAAGLRDKTERLLDLLRKNPFQTPPPYEKLIGDLAGAYPRRINIQHRLVYQVLEQEKIVKVLRMWTHYD
- a CDS encoding multiheme c-type cytochrome, which encodes MMGRNLMGVKLGIGAVIVAALCLSQWLDHALYAQEAPKPTLEKAFPSSSKCKRCHERVFEEWETSPLSKSIHSPAFRASLDAFLASPAGKDKALCFRCHAPHVREFPEQAQLFIDQAKAGDPSLDGVACAQCHLIKQVDRTKQPPEPKYELGSKTLYGPYKDFVQNLAHQSMELGLFQKSDLCLNCHQSVPSAANLGKSNDLLGNWDQSKAVKSGKECQSCHMPEQVGESANGEKKRKTANHTFPGRIGKLRQEAAKLDVQTKIDGDKTIVTVKVQSLVPHSLPTTHPAWASVALDLDIKGKNLKTVFTDKRVYGRVYQDAKGQKTSFDFEAVKVLEDTVLKPEETRVETFTFPTPKDTKTFDVEVTLNYAPITGSASFLQRVEAESSKGSQDPVFQSIEIVKFAENISVK
- a CDS encoding type II toxin-antitoxin system Phd/YefM family antitoxin, which translates into the protein MTTLKASAARSKLYRLIDETASSHEPIMIAGKRSSAVLVSEDDWRAIQETVYLLSISRMRQSIRKGLATPVGKCAKELPW